Genomic window (Peromyscus maniculatus bairdii isolate BWxNUB_F1_BW_parent chromosome 10, HU_Pman_BW_mat_3.1, whole genome shotgun sequence):
ctggggtggggggtggggccagAGGCTGCCTCTGAGCCTCGCTGTGACTCTGCAGAGGGAGGCCTGGAGGAGCTGGTGGAGGAACTCAACAGCGGGAAGGTGATGTACGCCTTCTGCAGGGTGAAGGACCCCAACTCTGGCCTGCCCAAGTTTGTCCTCATCAACTGGGTATGTGGATTCCTCTCCGACACACGGAGAACAGAGTGTGTGACTGCACCACTCGGGAGGTCACAGAACTGTTAGTTAAAAATGGGGGAATGAGCAGAGTAGACCGTCCATTTATTGTGAACCGAGGAATAAATGGCTTTGCTTGGGATTCACCCCCCACGCTCAGAATGATTCCTGCAGGATGGAGTAGAAATTATTACaagaaaatctaaaaagaaagaaaaatctccgCCCTGTGATGGCTCTGGAGGAGAGGCCTTGGTGGGGTTCAGGAGCCTTGGGAATAGAGAGATAGGAGCTCCAACAGAGTAGATAGATGCCCCTAGCTGGGGACCAGGAGTGTTTGAGGAATCCCCCAACTTGGGAAGCCAGCAGCCATGCTTCTCAAAGAACACCCTGAGCTCCTTGGAAAAGAGGACTGATCTCATCTATGTGACTCATTATGGAGAATGGCTTTGGCtttggcggggaggggggggagggaggatctTTTAGGAGCGATAGGGAAACTGTTGGGTTCCTAGGAATTGTGGGCCAGGAAGTGGCTTTGGAGGAGGCCTGGGTCACGCTGTCTGTGCTTGTGTTGCAGACAGGCGAGGGTGTGAATGATGTGCGGAAGGGAGCATGCGCCAACCATGTCAGCACCATGGCCAACTTCCTGAAGGTGAGGCTGAGCCAAGCCCTGCCGGGGCCTTGCAGGGTCCAGTACTCTAGATTCCTGAGTACAGGTGAACTGGAAGGGGGCTGGAGTCGGGAGCAGGGCCATGACTAATGTTCTGGCTGGCCTGCAGGACGTGGGCaaagccacctctgcctggcttcaGTGGGGCAAATAAGGACCACTCCAGCACGGACCCAGTGGGCAGGGCTGAGCCCCGGGTTCTGCTTTGTTGACTGCTCTGTCTGAATGGTTTAGCAGTGTCCGGCATAATGAcccaccctttaatcccagccctcaggaggctgaggcaggcagattctttgagtttgaggcctgctagggctacctagtgagaccttgtctcataaaactaaaaaagaaaacagggaaaaggtGAGCAGCAGTAGCGGGACTTGAAGGAACAAGCCCCGATGCCCCTGCCCCGTGTGTCCCTCTGGGGCATCCCTCTGCTGGCCATTTACACAAGCATTGGTGTCACGATCCTGCAGCTGTAATCCTTTGCAATTTCAGAGGCACTTCTGCCACAGTTAATTTATAATTCAGTTGTCAGCTGACTTTACATTTCCTTGGTTCCCGGCAAGGAGACTTGAGACTGATTTCTGTTTCTGCCAACATGGCTTTAGACATACCTTCGTTCTTCCACCATGAAAAAAGAAGACTTTTTCATTaagttttacattattttttgcAGTGTGGAGAGCAAACCCAGATTCTCACATGCTGCCTAGTACTTGTGGGTTACTCGGTGAACTTCCAAGCACATTAGCTGTATAGTCTAATACAACTAGCGAGTTCTCATTGACTAGATGGAAGGTGCCTGAGCATCTGTTGAACTGCAGCAGGAGCTGTGTAGCATCCACGGGGAGAGCTGAGCCTTGGTGTCTCCTGACACTAGTCTTGGGTGCAGTGGTGGCCTTTGCTAGATGGACAGATAGGAGTTCGGCCTGTCCTCTCCAAAGCTCGCAAGGCTTCTGTTTGAAGTGCTGCTTCTGCTCTAGGGCGCCCATGTGACCATCAATGCTCGGGCTGAGGAGGATGTGGAGCCTGAGTGCATCATGGAGAAGGTTGCCAAGGCCTCTGGGGCCAACTACAGCTTCCATAGGGAAAGCAGCTGCTTCCAGGATACAGGCCCTCAGGCCCCAGTGGTGAGTGCTGCCCTGACATGGACCTTTCTCCATGCCCGAGAGCAGGGGACCAGAGATGTAGCTTCTAGTGTCTGGGTAACTACGTCCTTCTGCCTGGCATCTTTAGATGGTAGTCCTAAGCCCTGATGGGCACCAGTGCCACTAGCTTGGCTGTTCTAGAGCCGGCCTGTGGCAGAGGCTCTTCAGCAACCGTGAATCTACAGCTGTGATAGTCTAATAACCCCAGAGGTGCGGCGTCAGCGTGACTTAGACGGTCCTGGTAGTAGCCATTGTGGAGAGCTTCTGGTGGCTTTAGTGCAGAGCCTGAAACCACACAGGCCTGTGACTCCGACATCATGTAGAGCTCATGGCTGCACACCGCTTCTTAGTCATACAATTGGGACCCATGGTGATTCTTCTGGATGCCCTTAGCAGTCAGCTGTCTGAGGAGCAGTCTGCTTTAGAACTGCCAGGAGTCTGGGATAAAAACCCTTTCCTGTCCCCGTCGGTGAGGACCAGTTGCCTCTtcaaacacacatgtatgtggatgCACACCCTGTGTTCTCAGGATGCCATGTCCTTCCTGGATGGTCTCTGAGGgcttttgttgtcttgttttaaaGATGTCTTTTATCTTTATGTATAATGTGtatggggttttgcctgcatgtatgtctgtgcactacatgtatgtgcactgtgcttgcagaggccagaaatgggCACCAGATCCTCAGGTgtcttgagttacagacagctcCTCCATGGGAGTCCTGGGCAGCTGGGCCCTCTTTCCAGtacttgttctgtttttttttttttttttttttgttttgttttgttttgttttttttgtttttgagacagggccttgctctgtaggccaagctggccttgaactcaagatccttctgcctcggcctcccgggtgctgggactgcaggtgtgtacTGCCACACCCAGCCCCTAGACTTTTTTCTGAACATCTTGGTTTGTCTCCTTGTGGGCGGTAGGCCAGGCTCCCCTGGGCCTGCCAGGTGCAGCCCTCATAGGTTTCACCTGCTTTCTAGAGCTGGCAAATTCCCTTTCCCTGCCCCACCGCATGCCTGGCCGTCCGCATGGGGCCAGACCTCTCGTGTACTGTGTCCTCTCTAGGGTTCTGTGTACCAGAAGACCAACGCCATGTCTGAGATCAAGAGGGTTGGCAAAGATAGCTTCTGGGCCAAAGCCGAGGTGAGTGCTGTCGTGGTGGGGACAGGCACACTGGCGGCCGCTCTCCTGGGCAGTAACTAGTTAAACTGAAGGCATGTGTGAGTTAAGTCCCGGTGCATGATGGGCGGTAGTGTCCCAGTCCCTGGCGGGGTTTGAGGCCGGGGTTTGAGGCCGAGGGCGCTGCCCGTGGCTGAGGGCCCAGCTCCCTctgcagaaggaagaggagaaccGCCGTCTCGAGGAGAAGCGGCGGGCTGAAGAGGAGCGGCAGCGGCTGGAGGAGGAGCGGCGGGAGCGGGAGCTGCAGGAGGCTGCCCGCCGTGAGCAGCGCTACCAGGAACAGCAGAGGTCCTCTGGACCCCCCAGGTTAGCCCATCATGCACCGGGGCGGGAGTGCTGAGGGACCAGCACGAGGGGCTGCTGACAAGCCTCAGCCCTCCTAATCTCGGTCCTTCCAGCAGGACATGTGAGCGGGAGCAGGAAGTGGCCTCGAGGAGCAGGCAGCAGTGGGTGAGTCGTGGGAGTCTCTTGTTCTCAGACAAAGGCTTAGCTCCGACCTCTAACCTCTACAGTCAACCTGAGGCGCATCTGTGCACATCAGAGAaccagtggggggcgggggagccaGGACAGAAGCTTTTGGCATTGGCTTGAAGCCTCCCATCTTAGGAGAGGCCCTGTGAGCTCCTCGGCTTCCTGTTCCCCATTCTCACCCACcctacacacacctcacacagagTTGAGGGCCTGCTTTCTGAGGTGGGGGCAGTCAGGTGTGAAGCCGTGGGGTTCTCATTCACCGCTGGGGTCAAAGCATGCTTCTGTGTTTCTCCCAGGAGTCTGCTGGGCAGCAGGCCCCACACCCACGAGAGATTTTCAAGCAGAAGGAAAGGGCTATGTCCACcacctctctctccagctctcagccaGGTGAGACCTCTGGGCCTGGCCACAAAACAGGGTGGACTGAGGGGAAGCCCATGCAGGGGCCTCCAAGGCGTGTTTTAAAGGGTGGCCCTTTTGTCCTGCATTAGTGACCCCTAAAGGACATCAGGGCTCTGCTGCCCACAGCTTTACCACACAGCCCCGAACCCTGGGGTCTTGACTGCGCTATCCACGGCCCTGCTTCAGGGCTGTAGACTGCAGGTGTCAGATCCGAAGTAATGCACGTGGTACTTTTACTTTCTGGGTCGTTCAGGCAAGCTGAAGAGCCCCTTCCTGCAGAAGCAGCTCACTCAGCCGGAAGCCGCCTATGGCAGAGAGCCAACGCCCACTGTCTCAAGGCCCGGAGCAGGCAAGCCCTTTGCGACCTTGTCCAGCCTGGAGGGGATGCTGATTGAGGAGGGGGCTGTTGTAGGGAGGTGGTCACGTCCTGCTCTGTCCTTTGCCCAGGTGCCTGTGAGGAGCCAGCACCTAGCCCTCTGTCTTCGGCCCAGACAGAAGAGGAGGCCACATACGAAGAACCTCCGGAGCAGGACACCCTCTACGAGGGGTCtccactggtgggttcctggtggAGCGTGGGACAGGCCTGAGTTTCCTGTGGCACGTTTTGGGGCGCTAGGGGTgcttgttttttctgtttgtttctgagtTGTTGGGCCTGCGTACATGCGTGTGTGGGGTGCCTGTGtggggtgcctgtggaggccggaagGTACACCTAGAGTTACAGTGTGAGCTGCcgccctctgcaagagcggccagtgctcttaactactgaaccatctttccagccctttacagacagggtctcactgtgtagccttcaACTGGGATCCTCTTGACACAGCCTTCCTGAGTAAGGGCATTGCCCCATGAACAGCGTAGATTAGTTTTGTGGCATGGATGGTAGAATCCAAGGCCTTGAGCATGGTAGACAAGCAACCTGCCAGCTAGTAGACTCATTGGCCTTGGGGCCACACTGTGCTTTAGGGTGCGTGGGCCAGTGCTCCTGGGTAGTTGATGTTAGATGCCGAGAGCTCCTTGCAGTCCGTGGCTGGAGGGATTTGTGGGCTCCCTTTGGGATGAGAGCCCTGCGTGCTGCAAGTGTACCAGGCAGCATTGCCCTGGCCCCAAAGATCCCCCCCTCCTACATTTTgtgcccttcttctccccccccccccccccccccgactcccaGCTTCATCTGAGCTCGGGTGAAGGCTGAGTCTGGGGTAATGCCATCTTTCTCACTTCTGACAGGCACAGCAGCAAGAGGCTGGCTCTGTACACATTGACAACTACATGCAGGGCCAGGGCATCAGTGGGCAAGGGCTATGCGCCCGGGCCTTGTACGACTACCAGGCAGGTGAGATTCCCCCAGCTGACCATCACAGGTCACGAATCAAGAATGTGTATAGGGGCTTTATGGGGGTTGGCCCGAGGGTGTCTGAAAGAAGAGATGGAAGGCCCCCTGGAGTGGGAATGCCCATGGCATTGGTACGTCTGTCCTAAACAGCATGTGCCTCCAGTTACCTGCCCTCCATCCACTGGCAGGGATCCCTATGGCTGTCCTTGTTGTAGACCTTCCAGGTCTGATCAGACAAGTGAGGCCTGGATGTTGACTCCCAGCCTTCAGGGGGTGGGAGGGCGGGGGGTTGTGGATCTACCTTTTACAGGAGTGCTCTGTAGAAAGCTGTGCAGTTCCCGTCACCCTGGTGCCgtcaggctgggtggcagtgggCTGTTTTTGAGGAGGACGCAGGGCTCTGAGCTTTAGAGCAGGAAAGGCTGGGCTCCCTGGGGACCGACCGGTGAGGGGTGTGGCAAGGCACTGAGATGccatccctctgcttcctttcctgCAGCTGATGACACAGAGATCTCCTTTGACCCTGAGAACCTAATCACTGGCATCGAGGTCATTGATGAAGGCTGGTGGCGTGGCTATGGGCCTGATGGCCACTTTGGCATGTTTCCTGCCAACTACGTGGAGCTCATAGAGTGAGGCTGAGGCCTGTCTTCCTTCTCTACTGGAAGTGGCTTCCTTGTTGTGAAAAGAAGAGGCCTAAGAGTCACTGTGTGGCACTCTTCTAGGAATGGAACTTCAGTGCGGACAAGGCTCCCTCTGCCTTGAGTGCTCTGTTACCCCAGATGGAGCAGAATCCCACTGCTCCCCCAAATGCTTACCACAGCCTCCAGGACCTCCTACCGACTCACACTTGACCCCAGTGGGGATGGCGTATTGAGCCAAGCTTAACCTGTGGCCAGCTCCTGGGTGACCTCTGTCCAAGGAGGGCAGCACTGAGAAGGGAGGGTCAGAGCAGAGACATCAGGGGCCACATctgcatttcctttctctgtgtggcttctgAGGGTGGCAGCTACAGCTGTGTAGAAAGGCCCTTGGGAATCATGAACTTAAGAAAATTGCTTTTAGCGGAATCTTGACCAAAGTCAGAGTAGACCATGACGGTTTTGACAGCAGGGAAGCTGTCTTACTGggggcttccctcc
Coding sequences:
- the Dbnl gene encoding drebrin-like protein isoform X1, with product MAVNLSRNGPALQEAYVRVVTEKSPTDWALFTYEGNSNDIRVAGTGEGGLEELVEELNSGKVMYAFCRVKDPNSGLPKFVLINWTGEGVNDVRKGACANHVSTMANFLKGAHVTINARAEEDVEPECIMEKVAKASGANYSFHRESSCFQDTGPQAPVGSVYQKTNAMSEIKRVGKDSFWAKAEKEEENRRLEEKRRAEEERQRLEEERRERELQEAARREQRYQEQQRSSGPPSRTCEREQEVASRSRQQWESAGQQAPHPREIFKQKERAMSTTSLSSSQPGKLKSPFLQKQLTQPEAAYGREPTPTVSRPGAGACEEPAPSPLSSAQTEEEATYEEPPEQDTLYEGSPLAQQQEAGSVHIDNYMQGQGISGQGLCARALYDYQAADDTEISFDPENLITGIEVIDEGWWRGYGPDGHFGMFPANYVELIE
- the Dbnl gene encoding drebrin-like protein isoform X3, with translation MKATAMTSVWQAQGTGEGVNDVRKGACANHVSTMANFLKGAHVTINARAEEDVEPECIMEKVAKASGANYSFHRESSCFQDTGPQAPVGSVYQKTNAMSEIKRVGKDSFWAKAEKEEENRRLEEKRRAEEERQRLEEERRERELQEAARREQRYQEQQRSSGPPSRTCEREQEVASRSRQQWESAGQQAPHPREIFKQKERAMSTTSLSSSQPGKLKSPFLQKQLTQPEAAYGREPTPTVSRPGAGACEEPAPSPLSSAQTEEEATYEEPPEQDTLYEGSPLAQQQEAGSVHIDNYMQGQGISGQGLCARALYDYQAADDTEISFDPENLITGIEVIDEGWWRGYGPDGHFGMFPANYVELIE
- the Dbnl gene encoding drebrin-like protein isoform X4, which produces MKATAMTSVWQAQGTGEGVNDVRKGACANHVSTMANFLKGAHVTINARAEEDVEPECIMEKVAKASGANYSFHRESSCFQDTGPQAPVGSVYQKTNAMSEIKRVGKDSFWAKAEKEEENRRLEEKRRAEEERQRLEEERRERELQEAARREQRYQEQQRSSGPPRTCEREQEVASRSRQQWESAGQQAPHPREIFKQKERAMSTTSLSSSQPGKLKSPFLQKQLTQPEAAYGREPTPTVSRPGAGACEEPAPSPLSSAQTEEEATYEEPPEQDTLYEGSPLAQQQEAGSVHIDNYMQGQGISGQGLCARALYDYQAADDTEISFDPENLITGIEVIDEGWWRGYGPDGHFGMFPANYVELIE
- the Dbnl gene encoding drebrin-like protein isoform X5, producing the protein MANFLKGAHVTINARAEEDVEPECIMEKVAKASGANYSFHRESSCFQDTGPQAPVGSVYQKTNAMSEIKRVGKDSFWAKAEKEEENRRLEEKRRAEEERQRLEEERRERELQEAARREQRYQEQQRSSGPPSRTCEREQEVASRSRQQWESAGQQAPHPREIFKQKERAMSTTSLSSSQPGKLKSPFLQKQLTQPEAAYGREPTPTVSRPGAGACEEPAPSPLSSAQTEEEATYEEPPEQDTLYEGSPLAQQQEAGSVHIDNYMQGQGISGQGLCARALYDYQAADDTEISFDPENLITGIEVIDEGWWRGYGPDGHFGMFPANYVELIE
- the Dbnl gene encoding drebrin-like protein isoform X2 is translated as MAVNLSRNGPALQEAYVRVVTEKSPTDWALFTYEGNSNDIRVAGTGEGGLEELVEELNSGKVMYAFCRVKDPNSGLPKFVLINWTGEGVNDVRKGACANHVSTMANFLKGAHVTINARAEEDVEPECIMEKVAKASGANYSFHRESSCFQDTGPQAPVGSVYQKTNAMSEIKRVGKDSFWAKAEKEEENRRLEEKRRAEEERQRLEEERRERELQEAARREQRYQEQQRSSGPPRTCEREQEVASRSRQQWESAGQQAPHPREIFKQKERAMSTTSLSSSQPGKLKSPFLQKQLTQPEAAYGREPTPTVSRPGAGACEEPAPSPLSSAQTEEEATYEEPPEQDTLYEGSPLAQQQEAGSVHIDNYMQGQGISGQGLCARALYDYQAADDTEISFDPENLITGIEVIDEGWWRGYGPDGHFGMFPANYVELIE